GTTGGGCCGTCGCGGCGCGGGTCGGCAACGCATTGGCCGGTGCCGTGGGCGCTGGTGACGGCGCCGGCCGCGTCGGACCATGGCACGATCCGGTATTCGTTGTTGTGCTTGGCCGGGCCGGCGTGCCGCGGGTCCGCCACGCTGAAGGTGCCTTGGCCGGGCGACTTCACACCGATGATGGCACCGGACGGCTCGCCCCAGCGAAGCACGCCGTACTGCTGGTACTGGGCGGCTTCGGTCGGGCCGCGTGCGGCCCGCGCGCTGGCGCGCGGCGGCGTCCATCTCGCCGAGCTGGCGCTGCATGTCGCCGGCCTCGGCCGACGCGTCGGCGATGTCGGCCTGCAGCTCGGAAATCGTCGCATTGACGTCCTCGGCGGCAGGCGCGCCGGCGGGCACCGGGGCTTTCCAGTCGCCGGCCTTCACCGAGCCGTAGGTCTCGCCGGTGATCGCGCGCCATGCGCCCTTGGCGGCCGTGGCCTTGATCTGGGCTTCCTTCGCCGCAGCGTCGAAGCCGGCGCGCACCAGCGGCAGCACCGCTTCGATCCTCTTGGGATGGCAGCCGCGTGCCACTAGGCGCTCGCGCACCAGGTCGGTACCGAGCTTCAGGCCCATCAGGTCGAACAGGAACGAGCGACGTTCCTTGGCGTCGAGGCTGGCGAAGCGCTGGGCGTCGAGCACGTACGGCAGGCGCGGGTCAGTCTGCAGGCCGGCGGTCAGCTTGCCCGAGGGCAGGGCGACGCTATTGGCCTGCGGCCCAGCGGATACGACGACCGTACCCATTTCTGCGCCGTCGTGCAGCAGCTGGCCGTATTCCTTCTTCAGGCTGACGCGCACGCTCTCGCCGGTCAGCGCCAGGCGGATGGCCTCCTGCAGGCTGGACTTGCCGGCGCCGTTCGGGCCGCAGATCAGCGACACCGGTGTGGCGGGGATGATGTCGGCCGCCCGAAGGCCGAGGAAGTTGCGGGCGTGGATGGCGGTGATCTTCATGCTGCGGCTCCTTCGGATACGTTGACTTGCCTATTGCCTTCGGCGTCGGCCGGCGTCACGACAAAGTGTTCTTCAAGCGCTTCCAGCAGGCGCGCGGCGTGGTTGTAGCCGATGCGCAGATGGCGCTGGATGAACGAAATGGATGCGCGGCGGTGGGTGATGACGAGCTCGCGGGCTTGGTCGAAGAGTGGATCCTCGTCGCCGGGCTCGTGGTGGTACTGGCTGGTGTCGACGTGGTTGCTGCCGAAATCCAGTTCGCTGTCGCCAGACATCAGGCACAGGTCGATCTCGTCCTGCAGGAACTCGGCCACGCGCGCCACTTCATCGCCGCTGGGCTTGAACGACACCGAAAAGGTGAGCCAGACCTTGAAGCCGTCCTTGGGCTCAAGGGAGAACTTTTTCACGCGCACACCGGTGAAGGTGCTGCCCACCATGTCGAGCCGATAGCTTTCGAGCTCGTGCCCGTAAGTGATCGGCCCCATGATCTTGTTGCGCACGGCGCCGTTCGAGAAGAAAACGAAGTCGGCTAACTGCTCGTCGAAGAAGCGCATGACGTGCCGGTCGGCGACAGCCTTGAATTTCAGGTCGAGCGCGAGCTCCTGGTTGTCCTCGGGCCCCTCTTTGCGCGTGTTCAGATGCAGGATGGTGGCCTTGCCCATGAAGTGGAATTTGTCCATCTCGGTGTCCTTTGCTTGCGGGCCGCCCCTCAGCATTCGGCGGTGCGGCGCTGTTCTTCCTCCCGCGCTACAGCCGTCTGCGCGGGCAGTCCTCTCTCACAGGTATTTCAGTCGGCGTTGATGGGGGCCCGCTGGCGGCGGGCGGCCGGCTGGGCCGGCGCTGCGTCTTCGGCGGGTGCGGACAGTTCACGCATGCGGCGCGACGCGACCTGGTTGAGCGTGGCCTTTTCCTTCTCGTCGGTCACTTGCTTGATCAGGCTGCGGGCGAAGTCCAGGTCTTCGGCGGTCTGGGCCTGCAGCAGTTCGCGGTTCACGTCATTGAACGTCAGCACAGAGTTGTCGCCTTGCTGCTGGCTGCCCTCGTCCTCCGGGATCAGATCGGCTTGGCCGCTGTCGTCCGCGACATCGGATGGTTGCGTGTCGACGGTTGCCTGTGGGCCCGTCGTTTCCTCGGGATGCTCGACGATCTCAGCGGGCTGGGTGGTCGTGGCGCGCGCCGCACCGCGCAGGTCGTTGACCGAGGCGCTGGCCACCGAGTACGAGCCGTCCGGGTTCAGATCGATGATGTCCTGCGCTTCCTCGACGGTTTGCAGCCCCATCAGCAGCTCGGGGGCGTACAGCTTCCCGAAGAAGCTGGCCGTGCGGTACCGCAGCATGACCTCGTCCATGGTCTGCCACTTGCTGCCGGTCTTCGTGTACCAGCCTTCCTTCACAGCCATTTCGATCGACACCTTGGGCGATTCCAGGCGCTCACCGGTTTCCTTCTCGATGGCCCACGCGATGCAGACCTTGTCGAGGATGTCGACCTTCTTCGTGACGGTGCTGCGGTTTCCGTTCTCCCATACCGTCTCGGTGCGCTCGACGGTCTTCTTGCCCGTTTCCTTGATGTCGAAGCGCAGCGGCGAGAATCGGCCGCTTCCGTTGATCGCCGCGATGATCCACTGCGACGACCAGGACGGCCGGCCTTCGACGATGTAGAGGTTCTGCATCACCATCAGCGGGTCGGCGCCCATGCGCTGCGCCATGTTCAGCGCGACAACGGCATTGGCCAGCGCGTTGGGGTTCTCGCGCGATTCCTTCACGTTGCCGAACTTGTCCAGCTTCTCGATCACCTTGCGGTACGCCGCAGGCACGAGGGTGGACGAGGCCAGGAGGTTGGCGGCGCGCTGCATCAGTTCGAACGACTGCAGGCTGCCAAAGCCCATCGTGACGACGGGTGCGGGGGCGGCTTCACGCACGGCGGGCGCGCGCATTTGGTCGAGGGTGACGGTTGCGGACATAGCGGTGATCTCGGTCAGGTGGTGATTGGGTCAGGACTTGTAGGGGCAGGTAGCGTGGCGCGGGCAGTACTTCGGCGAGCACAGGACCGACTTGCCGTTGCCGTAGAAGGCGCCGGAATGGATCAGGCGCGACGCGTGCTGCAGCAGTCCGGGCTGTTCTTCGGTGCCCAGCAGCGCCGTGCGCGGCGATGCGATCTCGCCTACGCCCACGCGCTGTGCGGCGGCGGTCTTGCCGGTATTCAGGCCGACAATCTGGGCCGGCGCGCTGATGGGGATGCCCATGGCGTGCTCGGCCAGCAGCTCGTACACGCCCAGCTGGGGACCGTGGCCGGCGGTGACAGCGACGCCATCGGTGCCGACGGCGCGGCCACCGGTCTTCAGGTCGCTGATGCCGGCGCCGTCGGTGGTCGTGCGCACGCGGTCGGTGGTGCCCGTCAGCGCGAGGCCCAGCTCGGGAATCTCCAGGCGGTCGCAGGCGATTTCAACGCCGATGTAGTGCTGATGCGGCGCGATCTCGGCGCAGTAGCGCGCATGCAACGCCAGGCCGATGCGTTCGGCAGCGGCCGGGTCGCTGTCTTCCCAGTCGACCTCGACGTTTTTGTCGTAAATCGTGTCCACCAGCGCGCCGGCGGCGTGGTCGGCGGTGATCGGCGCGCCGTCCAGCGCGGCCTGGTCGAATGCGCCCGTGCTGGCGTGCACGGCGGTGCCCAGGTGGGCAGCGCCGCTCGACGGCAAGCGCATCCCCAGCAGGTTCTTGGCTTCCCAGCGCGCCGGGCAGTCGAAAAGTTCAGCCAGCGAGCTGGCGCGTACGGCGACCATGTTCATTTCAAGGACTCCAGGATGATGTCCAGCGCCACGCAGATGGCGTCGACGGGATTTGCGGCGATCACGGTCAGGGACAGGCCCGCGCCGTGGACGTGGTACGACTTGCCCGGCACGATCGGTGCGGCGCTCATGTGGAACTCCGGGATGCGGTGGGCGGCTGGCTCGGCTCGGCGCTGGCCAGGTGGTAGGCGAAGAACACGGCAGCCATGGCCAGGGTGGTGCCGACCCAAAGGGCCAGCAGCTCGGCGACAGCGCGGCGGGGGGACGGGCGGCGCTTCATTGCCACACCCGGCTGATGAGGCTGGCGGCCAGCACCACCAGCGGCGGCGCGGTGCAGATGGCCAGGGCGATCAGGAAGAAGTCGCGGTTCACGATTGGACCCCTGTTGCGCGGGCGATGACGGCTGCCCGCTCGTGAAAGCGGGTGGTGCCCTCGCTGTCGTTGCCGCTGGCGGCATTCAAGAGCGCCCAGTCGGTCCTTTGCGCCGCTGTCATCAGCGCAAGAGCATTCCGGATGATTTCGTGTGCCAACTGCAACTCGCGCAGGACCGCGGCGCGTGAGCTTTCTGCATCGGCTTGCCGGATGGCGGCCTGTGTCGGTGGTGAACCCGGGCTTCCTCAGCATGTTCGTCGACGACGCCTTGGCCGAACGGCAGGGCGGGGCGCCCCCGGGGACCGACTGGGATTCCACGCCGGAAGGTGTCCAGGCCAAGGCCGAGCAGCTGGGCGTCGAGCGTGACCCCGACGAGCACGCGATCGTGTTCCGGCTGCGCGTCATCGCCGCGTCCGGCGACCAGCGGCTGATGGAACGCGAGGTCAGCAAGGCCGAGCGCATGAACCCGGGCGAGCACCAGCGGGTGTACCGGATCATGTACGGCGTATCGCCGGGCGAGGTGGTGGCGTGACGGTCCAATCCCTCTTCGACGAATCGCGGCCGCTGCGCCGCGTGGCGTTCGCCATCCCAGGCCAGCCCGTGGGCAAGGGCCGCCCCAAGTTCGCGCGGCAGGGCGCATTCGTGCGGACATACACGCCCGAGAAGACCGCCACCTACGAGAACCTGGTGAAGCTGGCCGCCACGCAGGCCATGGCCGGGCTGCCGCCCATCGAAGGCCCAGTCGAGCTGTGGCTGGACATCAACCTGCAGATCCCGACCAGCTGGTCCAAGAAACGCCAGCGCGACGCGGCGGCGGGCCTCGTGGCCGCCACCAAGAAGCCGGACGCCGACAACGTGCTGAAGGCCGTGAAGGACGGCATGAACGGCATCGTCTGGCTCGACGACGCACAGGCAGTGGAATACCGCATCAGCAAACGCTACAGCACGTCCCCATGCGTGCAGGTCAGCGTGGAACAGTTGCCGCTACAGGCGGCGTAAGGAAATGAATGTGACCGGGGAAACGATGATGGAAGAACGCCTTTTCGACAGCTCGCACGCGGCGCTGGTGTTCGCGTTCAACTACTCGGGCCAGCAGTACCAGGCATCGGCCATGAATAAGGCCATGACGCCTGCCATCGGCTCGGGGAAGGGGCTGGTCGGCGTAGACGGCGCCGCGCAGGCCGGCATGATCCGCAACGAACTGAGCATGCTGCCCGAGTTGCACCAGGCGGTGCTGACCGCGCGCACCGCGCCGCGCGACATCCCGTGCGACTGCGGCCGGCCGTGCTGCGCCGCGCGCAAGCCCAACCCGGAATGGAACGCGGCCATCGTCTGGCTGACCGAGCGCGCCATGCAGCAGCTGTCCGGCTCGTTCTCGCACTACCGCGTGCGGCGGTCCATCCTGGAGAAAATCTTCGGCGTGCGCGTGGACCTGCAGCAGGTCGCCGAGGACTGCGGCGCGCACCGAAACACGGTCAGCGCCCAGAACGCGAAGCTGAAGGTGTGGATCGAAGGGGAGCGGAAGAAGGGCCTGCTGGCGGCGCCCGGCGTTGAGTCCGTGGCTTGGCTGGCGATCGACGGCAGGCTCATGGCGGCCGGCATGGTCGCACTCGAAGAGCGGGCCGAGGCGTAGCCCGTTTTCGAGTTTTTCTTGACATTGTGCATTTCGTGCACAAAAATGCCCCTCATTCGATACACCTACGAATTACGTCCAGAGCCCGCGCAAGCGGGCTTTTGCGTTTCTGGGGCTCATGCCAGGCTCAGTTCCAGGCGTTTGCCCAAGGCGGCCAGCGCCTCTTCGACACGGTCGATTTTCGTTGTATGGCCCAGGTCCAGCAGGCGGTTCACTTCCTGCTTGGTCGTGTCCATGCGCGCCGCCAGATCGGTCGGTCGTACCTGCTGGGCCAGCATCTCGTTGAGCAACAGCACCTTCGCCGCCGCGCTGGCCGGCAAGGCGACAAGCTGCTCGCCCTTCTTCGCCTTTGACGGCGGGGGAACAGGGCGCTTGTCTTCGAAGTAGAAGTCCATCGACGTCAACAGCGCGTCGGCGGCCATCTCGAGTGCTTCGGCTTCGGTATTGCCTTGCGTGATCGCTTCGGGAATATCCCGGAACGTCACGACAAAGCCACCACCCTCGTCGGGGGTCAGGGTTGCTGGATATTGCATGGTCGTCCTTTGTTTGCGGTGCGGTGGAGCGTCGCAAGGACAACCCCTTTCGGGGCCGCCCTCACTTGAGTCCTAGTTGTTTCTTGATTCCGTTGACCGTACCGATCTTGATCTCGGTATGCCGGGGGATCGTAGTCTGCTTGCCGTTCAGGTAGACCTTGGTGTGTTTGGAGCCTTCTTTGAAGGTCGCACCCCGTTCAGCCAGCCATTGGACAAACTCGATTCGCTTCACCGCACCTCCATTCGTTGTTGCGATGAATGAATAGTAAACAAAAACGATTACCTTAGCAAGGACTTTAGTAATCGTTTTTGATTACCGTTGCATTCCAGCTTCGGCGCACCGGTTGTCTCCTTCCACCCTCCCAGGTGGCTTTGCCCGGCTACCCGTTCCGGGCGCTTTTCATTCCCACCCCGTGCATTTTTACCGCGTATGAAAAAGCCCGATCAGCTCTCAATCCGCTACCGCGCGGCTGACGAGCTGGTCCGCTACGAGCGCAATGCACGGTCGCACAGCGCCGGCCAGATCGAGCAGATCAAGGCGTCGCTGCGCCAGTTCGGCTGGACCAACCCAGCGCTGACGGCCGGCGATGACGTGCTGGCCGGCCACGGCCGGCTGGAAGCGGCCACGCAGATGTGGGCGGCCGGCGAGACCATCGCCAACTGCCCGGTGCCGGGCCAGGTGCCCACGGTCGACCTGTCGCACCTGTCGGCGGACGAGCGGCGCGCGTACATCCTCGCGGACAACAAGTTGGCCGAGAACGCCGGCTGGGACGTTGAGCTGCTGTCCGCCGAGCTGTTGGACCTGCGCGATGCCGACTTCGACCTGACTGTGATCGGCTTCACGCCGGACGAGCTGGGCGAGCTGCTAGATCCGCCCGGGGCTGCCCCGGGCACCGCAGCGCGCCGGTCGCTGGCCGAGCAGTTCATGGTGCCGCCGTTCAGCACGCTCAATGCGCGCGATGCGGCGTGGCAGGAACGCAAGGCCGCATGGCTGGCGCTGGGTATCCAGTCCGAACTGGGACGCGACGCGCCCGCCTATGCGTCGGCATCTGCCCACCAGAAGGCCGAGCAGGGCGCCGCGCCGCAGCACCGCACCAGCATCTTCGACCCGGTGTTGTGCGAGCTGGCCTACCGCTGGTTCTGCCCGCCCGGCGGCCTCGTGTTGGACCCGTTCGCCGGCGGAAGCGTGCGTGGTGTTGTCGCGGCGCGCCTTGGACGCCCGTATGTGGGCATGGAGCTGCGCGCCGAGCAGGTCGAGGCGAACCGTGACCAGCTGCACCTGGTGCAGACCGAAGACCCGGCGCCGGCCTGGCACGTCGGCGACAGCCGGCAGATCGCACGGCGCCTGCTCGACGTCGAGGCCGATTTCCTGTTCTCGTGCCCGCCCTATGCGGACCTGGAACGGTACTCGGACGATCCGGCGGACCTGTCCACGATGGACTATCCGGCCTTCATGGAGGCCTACCGCGAGGTGATCGTCGGCGCCGTCAGCTTGCTGCAGCGCGACCGGTTCGCCTGTTTCGTGGTCGGCGACGTGCGCGAGAAGCGCGGCACGGGCCCGTATCGCAATTTCGTGTCGGACACGATCGATGCCTTCATCGACGCAGGCATGCGGCTGTACAACGAAGCCATCCTGCTGACCGCGCTGGGCAGCGCCCCGATCCGTGCGGGCAAACAGTTCGCGGCCAGCCGGAAGCTGGGCAAGGTGCACCAGAACGTGCTGGTGTTCGTGAAGGGCGACTGGAAGCGCGCCGTGGCGGCGTGCGGCGATGTGGTGCTGGGTGACGATCTGTTCCCCGAACCTGACGAGTGATACCCATGGCGGGACGCAAAGCATATGAGCCGACGGACGACTATCGCAAGCTGGTGAAGGCGATGGCGAGCTATGGCGTGCCGCACGAGGCAATTGCCACGCACGTTGTCAATCCGCAAACCAACAAGCCGCTTTCTGAGAAGACCCTGCGTCTGCATTACCGTGCCGAACTGGATGCCGGTAGCGCGGCCTCGAAGGCCTTGGTGGCGCAAACCGTTTTCCGACATGCCACTGGCAAGGGTCCTGGCGCAGCTGCTGCGGCGATCTTCCTCGCAAAGGTTCGGCTCGGATGGAAGGAGCCGCCCCAGGGCGTCGAATTGACTGGCAAAGACGGCGGGCCGGTCGAGCAACACACCACCGTCGTCGATGAAAAAAAGGTCGCTGCCGCCCTCAGAAAGCTCGAAGACGAGTATTGATCCGTCGCTCGAGCGCGCCGTCCTGAAGGCGAAGTGCGAGCGCGATCACCTGTTTTTCAGCCGGTACTTCTTCAAGCATCGGCAGGGCATCAAGTTCCGCGTCAACTGGCACCACGTGCTGATCGCGGACACGGTGCAGCGTGTCATCGATGGCGAGCTGAAGAACGTCGTCATCAACGTCCCGCCCGGCTCGTCGAAAACCGAGCTCGTGGCGATCAA
This sequence is a window from Cupriavidus pauculus. Protein-coding genes within it:
- a CDS encoding DNA translocase FtsK, giving the protein MDKFHFMGKATILHLNTRKEGPEDNQELALDLKFKAVADRHVMRFFDEQLADFVFFSNGAVRNKIMGPITYGHELESYRLDMVGSTFTGVRVKKFSLEPKDGFKVWLTFSVSFKPSGDEVARVAEFLQDEIDLCLMSGDSELDFGSNHVDTSQYHHEPGDEDPLFDQARELVITHRRASISFIQRHLRIGYNHAARLLEALEEHFVVTPADAEGNRQVNVSEGAAA
- a CDS encoding PD-(D/E)XK nuclease family protein gives rise to the protein MNMVAVRASSLAELFDCPARWEAKNLLGMRLPSSGAAHLGTAVHASTGAFDQAALDGAPITADHAAGALVDTIYDKNVEVDWEDSDPAAAERIGLALHARYCAEIAPHQHYIGVEIACDRLEIPELGLALTGTTDRVRTTTDGAGISDLKTGGRAVGTDGVAVTAGHGPQLGVYELLAEHAMGIPISAPAQIVGLNTGKTAAAQRVGVGEIASPRTALLGTEEQPGLLQHASRLIHSGAFYGNGKSVLCSPKYCPRHATCPYKS
- a CDS encoding RusA family crossover junction endodeoxyribonuclease produces the protein MTVQSLFDESRPLRRVAFAIPGQPVGKGRPKFARQGAFVRTYTPEKTATYENLVKLAATQAMAGLPPIEGPVELWLDINLQIPTSWSKKRQRDAAAGLVAATKKPDADNVLKAVKDGMNGIVWLDDAQAVEYRISKRYSTSPCVQVSVEQLPLQAA
- a CDS encoding DNA-binding protein; protein product: MTGETMMEERLFDSSHAALVFAFNYSGQQYQASAMNKAMTPAIGSGKGLVGVDGAAQAGMIRNELSMLPELHQAVLTARTAPRDIPCDCGRPCCAARKPNPEWNAAIVWLTERAMQQLSGSFSHYRVRRSILEKIFGVRVDLQQVAEDCGAHRNTVSAQNAKLKVWIEGERKKGLLAAPGVESVAWLAIDGRLMAAGMVALEERAEA
- a CDS encoding type II toxin-antitoxin system HicB family antitoxin — translated: MQYPATLTPDEGGGFVVTFRDIPEAITQGNTEAEALEMAADALLTSMDFYFEDKRPVPPPSKAKKGEQLVALPASAAAKVLLLNEMLAQQVRPTDLAARMDTTKQEVNRLLDLGHTTKIDRVEEALAALGKRLELSLA
- a CDS encoding type II toxin-antitoxin system HicA family toxin, whose product is MKRIEFVQWLAERGATFKEGSKHTKVYLNGKQTTIPRHTEIKIGTVNGIKKQLGLK
- a CDS encoding DNA methyltransferase; translated protein: MKKPDQLSIRYRAADELVRYERNARSHSAGQIEQIKASLRQFGWTNPALTAGDDVLAGHGRLEAATQMWAAGETIANCPVPGQVPTVDLSHLSADERRAYILADNKLAENAGWDVELLSAELLDLRDADFDLTVIGFTPDELGELLDPPGAAPGTAARRSLAEQFMVPPFSTLNARDAAWQERKAAWLALGIQSELGRDAPAYASASAHQKAEQGAAPQHRTSIFDPVLCELAYRWFCPPGGLVLDPFAGGSVRGVVAARLGRPYVGMELRAEQVEANRDQLHLVQTEDPAPAWHVGDSRQIARRLLDVEADFLFSCPPYADLERYSDDPADLSTMDYPAFMEAYREVIVGAVSLLQRDRFACFVVGDVREKRGTGPYRNFVSDTIDAFIDAGMRLYNEAILLTALGSAPIRAGKQFAASRKLGKVHQNVLVFVKGDWKRAVAACGDVVLGDDLFPEPDE